A part of Balneola sp. genomic DNA contains:
- a CDS encoding ADP-forming succinate--CoA ligase subunit beta, which produces MKIHEYQAKEILKSYGVAVPDGIAALTVDEAVKAAETLKDDGATLFVVKAQIHAGGRGKGRTKKNNAKGVILCRSVEEVKEAAESLLGDVLVTIQTGEEGQLVQRLYVTDGVDIEKEFYLGILLDRGVSKNVIMVSTEGGVEIEKVAEETPEKIIKEWVEPGMPLQVNQARHLAFALGLEGDALKKAIKFIMAIYNAYLEIDSDMFEINPLILTPDNDILALDAKVTLDGNALFRHKDLAELKDESEEDPFELEAQKYNLNYIKLDGNVGCMVNGAGLAMATMDIIKLSGGEPANFLDVGGGANVETVKNGFRIILDDPNVKAILINIFGGIVRCDRVANGVIEAVKDPEIAAKVENVPIIVRLQGTNAAEAKEIIDNSGLNVISAVLLKEAAEEVSKVLA; this is translated from the coding sequence ATGAAAATCCACGAGTATCAAGCCAAAGAAATTTTAAAAAGCTATGGCGTAGCTGTTCCTGATGGTATTGCTGCATTAACAGTTGATGAAGCAGTAAAAGCCGCAGAAACTTTGAAAGATGACGGTGCTACTCTTTTTGTTGTAAAAGCTCAAATTCATGCTGGTGGACGGGGAAAAGGGCGTACTAAAAAGAACAATGCCAAAGGTGTTATCCTTTGCAGATCGGTTGAAGAAGTAAAAGAAGCAGCTGAGTCTCTTCTTGGAGATGTACTAGTTACTATCCAAACAGGCGAGGAAGGTCAACTTGTTCAGAGATTGTATGTAACTGATGGTGTTGATATTGAAAAAGAATTCTACTTAGGGATTCTGCTTGACCGTGGGGTATCAAAAAATGTGATTATGGTTTCTACCGAAGGTGGTGTTGAAATCGAAAAAGTTGCTGAAGAAACTCCTGAAAAAATCATTAAGGAATGGGTTGAACCGGGAATGCCTTTGCAAGTAAACCAGGCCCGGCATTTGGCCTTTGCTCTTGGCTTAGAGGGTGATGCACTTAAGAAGGCGATCAAATTCATTATGGCTATCTATAATGCCTATCTGGAAATCGATTCTGATATGTTCGAAATCAATCCACTTATCCTTACCCCCGATAATGATATCCTTGCTCTGGATGCTAAAGTCACCTTGGATGGAAATGCATTATTCCGTCACAAAGATTTAGCTGAGTTGAAAGATGAGTCGGAAGAAGATCCATTTGAATTAGAAGCTCAAAAGTACAACCTCAACTATATCAAACTGGATGGTAATGTTGGGTGTATGGTGAATGGAGCAGGATTAGCAATGGCTACTATGGATATCATCAAACTTTCGGGAGGAGAGCCTGCTAACTTCCTGGATGTAGGTGGGGGCGCTAATGTTGAAACCGTAAAAAATGGTTTCCGGATTATTCTGGACGATCCAAATGTGAAAGCAATTCTGATCAATATTTTTGGTGGAATTGTTCGCTGTGACCGGGTAGCAAACGGAGTTATCGAAGCAGTAAAAGATCCCGAAATTGCAGCTAAAGTGGAAAATGTACCTATCATCGTACGGCTTCAAGGAACTAATGCAGCCGAAGCAAAAGAGATTATTGATAACTCTGGCTTAAATGTAATTTCAGCTGTGCTACTGAAAGAGGCCGCGGAAGAAGTTTCTAAGGTTCTGGCTTAA